The Canis aureus isolate CA01 chromosome 24, VMU_Caureus_v.1.0, whole genome shotgun sequence genome includes a window with the following:
- the ZNF596 gene encoding zinc finger protein 596 isoform X2: MATEQLRMESQESVTFADVAVDFTQEEWTLLDRSQRQLFRDVMLENISHLVSIGKQLYKSDTISHLEPGVQLSKEGISLLQCQSLDKEDGPKKQEMIFMQHICKKDTALISAMKSHTQEDPFECSDLGENFTEILTWTQYVVPKIGKNPFISKKCGKDSSYLTSFNIHKQSHTVNKSYECHREKGFIQSSALRQPNNTQNGEKTFECHECGKAFGKSSNLRRHEMIHTGVKPHGCHLCGKAFTHCSDLRKHERIHTGEKSYGCHLCGKAFSKSYNLRRHERIHTRKKMHECHLCGKAYTQCSDLNKHERTHFGEKPYECNLCGKTFSKTSYLRQHERTHNGEKPYECHLCGKAFTHCSHLRKHERTHTGEKPYECHLCGKAFTESSVLRRHERTHTGEKPYECPLCWKAFTDSSVLKRHERTHTGEKPYECHLCGKAFNHSSVLRRHERTHTGEKPYECNVCGKAFNRSYNFRLHKRIHTGEKPYKCYICGKAFSKYFNLRQHEKTHIKVINVENSPPIASNYKHS; encoded by the exons ATGGCAACGGAGCAACTAAGGATGGAATCACAA GAATCCGTGACCTTTGCAGATGTAGCTGTAGACTTTACTCAAGAAGAGTGGACCCTGCTAGACAGGTCCCAGAGACAACTCTTCAGAGATGTGATGCTGGAGAATATCAGTCACCTGGTCTCAATTG GCAAACAGCTCTACAAATCAGACACAATTTCCCACTTGGAACCAGGAGTGCAACTTTCAAAAGAAGGGATAAGTTTGCTGCAATGCCAGAGTCTAG ATAAAGAAGATGGTcctaaaaaacaagaaatgataTTCATGCAGCATATCTGCAAGAAGGACACAGCATTAATCAGTGCAATG AAATCTCACACTCAAGAGGATCCTTTTGAATGCAGTGATCTGGGagaaaattttactgaaataCTAACATGGACTCAATATGTGGTACCTAAAATAGGAAAGAATCCCTTTATCAGCAAAAAATGTGGAAAAGACAGCAGTTATTTAACATCTTTTAATATACATAAGCAGAGTCATACTGTAAATAAATCATATGAATGTCATCGTGAGAAAGGTTTTATTCAAAGCTCTGCCCTTAGACAACCCAATAATACTCAAAATggagagaaaacatttgaatgtcatgaatgtgggaaagcctttggAAAAAGTTCTAACCTTAGACGACATGAGATGATTCACACTGGAGTGAAACCACATGGATGTCATctatgtgggaaagccttcactCACTGTTCCGACCTTAGAAAACATGAGAGAATACACACTGGAGAGAAATCATACGGATGTCATCTATGCGGGAAAGCCTTCAGTAAAAGTTATAACCTTAGGCGCCACGAGAGGATTCACACTAGGAAAAAGATGCATGAATGTCATCTATGTGGGAAAGCCTACACTCAGTGTTCTGACCTTAACAAACATGAAAGAACTCACTTtggagagaaaccatatgaatGCAATCTATGTGGGAAGACATTCAGTAAAACTTCTTACCTTAGACAACATGAGCGAACTCATAATGGAGAGAAACCATATGAGTGTCATCTCTGTGGGAAGGCATTCACTCACTGTTCTCACCTTAGAAAACATGAGAgaactcacactggagagaaaccatacGAATGTCATCTGTGTGGGAAAGCTTTCACTGAATCTTCTGTACTTAGACGACATGAGAGAacccacactggagagaaaccatatgaatGTCCTCTGTGTTGGAAAGCCTTTACTGATTCTTCTGTCCTTAAACGACATGAAAgaactcacactggagagaaaccttatgaatgccACCTATGTGGGAAAGCTTTCAATCACTCTTCTGTCCTTAGGCGACATGAGAGAACTCACACTGGTGAGAAACCATATGAATGTAATGTATGTGGAAAAGCCTTCAACAGAAGCTATAACTTTAGATTGCATAAGAGaatccacactggagagaaaccatataaatgttatatatgtgggaaagccttcagtaaatattttaaccTTAGACAACATGAGAAAACACATATAAAGGTAATAAATGTGGAAAATTCACCACCTATAGCTTCAAACTATAAACACTCTTGA
- the ZNF596 gene encoding zinc finger protein 596 isoform X1, with amino-acid sequence MATEQLRMESQESVTFADVAVDFTQEEWTLLDRSQRQLFRDVMLENISHLVSIGKQLYKSDTISHLEPGVQLSKEGISLLQCQSLDKEDGPKKQEMIFMQHICKKDTALISAMQKSHTQEDPFECSDLGENFTEILTWTQYVVPKIGKNPFISKKCGKDSSYLTSFNIHKQSHTVNKSYECHREKGFIQSSALRQPNNTQNGEKTFECHECGKAFGKSSNLRRHEMIHTGVKPHGCHLCGKAFTHCSDLRKHERIHTGEKSYGCHLCGKAFSKSYNLRRHERIHTRKKMHECHLCGKAYTQCSDLNKHERTHFGEKPYECNLCGKTFSKTSYLRQHERTHNGEKPYECHLCGKAFTHCSHLRKHERTHTGEKPYECHLCGKAFTESSVLRRHERTHTGEKPYECPLCWKAFTDSSVLKRHERTHTGEKPYECHLCGKAFNHSSVLRRHERTHTGEKPYECNVCGKAFNRSYNFRLHKRIHTGEKPYKCYICGKAFSKYFNLRQHEKTHIKVINVENSPPIASNYKHS; translated from the exons ATGGCAACGGAGCAACTAAGGATGGAATCACAA GAATCCGTGACCTTTGCAGATGTAGCTGTAGACTTTACTCAAGAAGAGTGGACCCTGCTAGACAGGTCCCAGAGACAACTCTTCAGAGATGTGATGCTGGAGAATATCAGTCACCTGGTCTCAATTG GCAAACAGCTCTACAAATCAGACACAATTTCCCACTTGGAACCAGGAGTGCAACTTTCAAAAGAAGGGATAAGTTTGCTGCAATGCCAGAGTCTAG ATAAAGAAGATGGTcctaaaaaacaagaaatgataTTCATGCAGCATATCTGCAAGAAGGACACAGCATTAATCAGTGCAATG CAGAAATCTCACACTCAAGAGGATCCTTTTGAATGCAGTGATCTGGGagaaaattttactgaaataCTAACATGGACTCAATATGTGGTACCTAAAATAGGAAAGAATCCCTTTATCAGCAAAAAATGTGGAAAAGACAGCAGTTATTTAACATCTTTTAATATACATAAGCAGAGTCATACTGTAAATAAATCATATGAATGTCATCGTGAGAAAGGTTTTATTCAAAGCTCTGCCCTTAGACAACCCAATAATACTCAAAATggagagaaaacatttgaatgtcatgaatgtgggaaagcctttggAAAAAGTTCTAACCTTAGACGACATGAGATGATTCACACTGGAGTGAAACCACATGGATGTCATctatgtgggaaagccttcactCACTGTTCCGACCTTAGAAAACATGAGAGAATACACACTGGAGAGAAATCATACGGATGTCATCTATGCGGGAAAGCCTTCAGTAAAAGTTATAACCTTAGGCGCCACGAGAGGATTCACACTAGGAAAAAGATGCATGAATGTCATCTATGTGGGAAAGCCTACACTCAGTGTTCTGACCTTAACAAACATGAAAGAACTCACTTtggagagaaaccatatgaatGCAATCTATGTGGGAAGACATTCAGTAAAACTTCTTACCTTAGACAACATGAGCGAACTCATAATGGAGAGAAACCATATGAGTGTCATCTCTGTGGGAAGGCATTCACTCACTGTTCTCACCTTAGAAAACATGAGAgaactcacactggagagaaaccatacGAATGTCATCTGTGTGGGAAAGCTTTCACTGAATCTTCTGTACTTAGACGACATGAGAGAacccacactggagagaaaccatatgaatGTCCTCTGTGTTGGAAAGCCTTTACTGATTCTTCTGTCCTTAAACGACATGAAAgaactcacactggagagaaaccttatgaatgccACCTATGTGGGAAAGCTTTCAATCACTCTTCTGTCCTTAGGCGACATGAGAGAACTCACACTGGTGAGAAACCATATGAATGTAATGTATGTGGAAAAGCCTTCAACAGAAGCTATAACTTTAGATTGCATAAGAGaatccacactggagagaaaccatataaatgttatatatgtgggaaagccttcagtaaatattttaaccTTAGACAACATGAGAAAACACATATAAAGGTAATAAATGTGGAAAATTCACCACCTATAGCTTCAAACTATAAACACTCTTGA
- the ZNF596 gene encoding zinc finger protein 596 isoform X3, which yields MLENISHLVSIGKQLYKSDTISHLEPGVQLSKEGISLLQCQSLDKEDGPKKQEMIFMQHICKKDTALISAMQKSHTQEDPFECSDLGENFTEILTWTQYVVPKIGKNPFISKKCGKDSSYLTSFNIHKQSHTVNKSYECHREKGFIQSSALRQPNNTQNGEKTFECHECGKAFGKSSNLRRHEMIHTGVKPHGCHLCGKAFTHCSDLRKHERIHTGEKSYGCHLCGKAFSKSYNLRRHERIHTRKKMHECHLCGKAYTQCSDLNKHERTHFGEKPYECNLCGKTFSKTSYLRQHERTHNGEKPYECHLCGKAFTHCSHLRKHERTHTGEKPYECHLCGKAFTESSVLRRHERTHTGEKPYECPLCWKAFTDSSVLKRHERTHTGEKPYECHLCGKAFNHSSVLRRHERTHTGEKPYECNVCGKAFNRSYNFRLHKRIHTGEKPYKCYICGKAFSKYFNLRQHEKTHIKVINVENSPPIASNYKHS from the exons ATGCTGGAGAATATCAGTCACCTGGTCTCAATTG GCAAACAGCTCTACAAATCAGACACAATTTCCCACTTGGAACCAGGAGTGCAACTTTCAAAAGAAGGGATAAGTTTGCTGCAATGCCAGAGTCTAG ATAAAGAAGATGGTcctaaaaaacaagaaatgataTTCATGCAGCATATCTGCAAGAAGGACACAGCATTAATCAGTGCAATG CAGAAATCTCACACTCAAGAGGATCCTTTTGAATGCAGTGATCTGGGagaaaattttactgaaataCTAACATGGACTCAATATGTGGTACCTAAAATAGGAAAGAATCCCTTTATCAGCAAAAAATGTGGAAAAGACAGCAGTTATTTAACATCTTTTAATATACATAAGCAGAGTCATACTGTAAATAAATCATATGAATGTCATCGTGAGAAAGGTTTTATTCAAAGCTCTGCCCTTAGACAACCCAATAATACTCAAAATggagagaaaacatttgaatgtcatgaatgtgggaaagcctttggAAAAAGTTCTAACCTTAGACGACATGAGATGATTCACACTGGAGTGAAACCACATGGATGTCATctatgtgggaaagccttcactCACTGTTCCGACCTTAGAAAACATGAGAGAATACACACTGGAGAGAAATCATACGGATGTCATCTATGCGGGAAAGCCTTCAGTAAAAGTTATAACCTTAGGCGCCACGAGAGGATTCACACTAGGAAAAAGATGCATGAATGTCATCTATGTGGGAAAGCCTACACTCAGTGTTCTGACCTTAACAAACATGAAAGAACTCACTTtggagagaaaccatatgaatGCAATCTATGTGGGAAGACATTCAGTAAAACTTCTTACCTTAGACAACATGAGCGAACTCATAATGGAGAGAAACCATATGAGTGTCATCTCTGTGGGAAGGCATTCACTCACTGTTCTCACCTTAGAAAACATGAGAgaactcacactggagagaaaccatacGAATGTCATCTGTGTGGGAAAGCTTTCACTGAATCTTCTGTACTTAGACGACATGAGAGAacccacactggagagaaaccatatgaatGTCCTCTGTGTTGGAAAGCCTTTACTGATTCTTCTGTCCTTAAACGACATGAAAgaactcacactggagagaaaccttatgaatgccACCTATGTGGGAAAGCTTTCAATCACTCTTCTGTCCTTAGGCGACATGAGAGAACTCACACTGGTGAGAAACCATATGAATGTAATGTATGTGGAAAAGCCTTCAACAGAAGCTATAACTTTAGATTGCATAAGAGaatccacactggagagaaaccatataaatgttatatatgtgggaaagccttcagtaaatattttaaccTTAGACAACATGAGAAAACACATATAAAGGTAATAAATGTGGAAAATTCACCACCTATAGCTTCAAACTATAAACACTCTTGA